The DNA region TTTGAAGCGTCAATTGAACATGGTGATACTGGATCCTATCCTATTCATCTGCTCAACTAAGCCCTTATGTTCCTCCACATCCTATCTAATTTCCAACTTGCAATTGGCTTTACACAGTGCCTGTTAGTCACACAAGGCCTTAGTATTATATGGaatatatactttataactACAAGAAACTACAATAACTAGTATAATAGACTGAAGACACCCGCGCAATGATACCCATCCCCATAAAGTCCCCACCTTCGTGTTCCTGACCCTACATATACCGTTCTTTTTAAGACAATGTGCCTACGATGCTCAGGACGCCGATGCTCATAGCGACTTGCAAACCCAGAACCTGGAAGAGCCATACGACTGCTATGTTCAGAGCCCCGAAGTCGCTGGAAACTTGCATACGCGGATGCTTGACGGGCTTGGTGTTCTTCATGGTCCCGGTGAACGTTTTGATGATGACTACAGTGCATCCCATAGCCGTGGTGCTCGGAATCGTGGCGAGAGCCGTGCGATGAGACTGCTTCCCCTTCATGACCGTAACGATCTAGGCCTGGGCCACCATAGTCCCCAATTCCAGCCACAGCGTACCTAACAACACCTCCCATACCCCGCCAGCGTGCTGTCTCCTGATCATGAGTTTCGAATCGGCTCTTTCTCCTCTCCATTTCTCTCATGgatctctcttcctcctgctgcctccagtcatcctcccctctctTTCGTTTCGCATTCTGCTGGGACCAACTTGAAGATGTCCTTGTTCAGCTTTCCGATCTTGGTGTCGTGGGGGCCCTAGTGCTCTTCTCAAtgcttcctcatcctcggccagTTCACGTTGAACAACCGTTATTTCGGATTCCAAATCAGCCTTCTTTCTCTGCAGCTCTTGGAGTGCAGCGGCGGGCTCGGTTTTGGTAACTGCCGAAGTAAGTTGAGGGCGTCTATGAGTATTGACAGCATTGGGAGTGTTGCCAAAGCCCAGCAGAGCATCAACAGATGCCTCCCAAACATTTCTCAAGCTTGGACGAGCATCTGCGTTTGTGAACGGCAGCAATGCTCGCGCGGGCCCAGACAGCGAGGGGACGGGGACAGCTCGCGGCAGCACGGCGGTGATATGCATGGTAGTTCCGTTCGGAACTAAGACCACGATCACGCCTGCACGGGCGAGGGGGTTGTCCAGCGGCAAAATCTGGACGTGAATGCCGGTTTATGGGATGAAAGCATTAGTAAAGTTCGACTCGAAGTTAATACAAGACAAGATGACCACAAGATCATCAAAGGAACGTGACATACCGAGgcttgggatgggaaagCTAGTTGTTCCACCCGGAATGACCGGGATGGGCCAGTTCAACTGCCCAAAACCCAGGTGCCCGCCACCACCTGGCTGGCCTTGCTTTTCACCACTGGGGGTGCTTTGAGTCGACATCTTCGacatcttttttttggttcgCCTGTACCTTGCTGCTAGTATACTTTATTCTCAAGGCGCGAGAGTATTGACAAACCTCGAGAAAGGAGGGCGAGTGCGTAAAAAtgaaggcggcgaggttgggtgatgatgttgtcttGCTGGAGGAAAGAAAACGCAAAAAAGgctcgagagagagagagtaaAAGCAGGGCGGAATTGCAGTAGACCCGAAGCATGGACCATCCCCGTCCACAATCTAAAAAATTTCAGTAAACAAACCCTTTTCCTGGTGAAGCTATTAGGAAGGAGCAGCTGCgtgaagggggggtggtcgGAGCAAGTGTCTGCTCAGTCACCATACCCCATTGCTGTCAACTTGGGCTCGTGACATTTTCCattttttgggttttgtaGAACTGGTGTGTTGGGCTAGACGGGGGCTAGGAGCTGCCCTCTAACACACTACAAGACTTGCGATGTAGGCTAGATGGGGCTAAGGGCTGTCCTCTAACACGTCATAAGAGTTGTGATGGTAAATTCAAGAGAGACCCATTTCTTTACCTAGGTAGATTAACAACCAGGCAACAACCAGACAACCAGCACCAAACTACATAACTCAGCACCGTTACATCGACATCTCAACGATATAGGTGAGAGCCTCGTCCTATGTCTACATCTTCACGCTGAAACCGATACTACCAGTCGTCACCGTGGGTTATTTTGACAAGGTGTTCAATGTTGGGTCCCAAActgaagaggaaaagatggTTGTCTTCTTCAAGCTATAAATAATGCTTATCCTGCCAAAAGTTACAATTTATCTCCCCTACCCACGCCTCCATTCTACCTGCCGTCAACGCTCGTTTTGCAAAACGGCCTTGTTCGTTTGTTTTTTTATTCAAGTTTTCTGTAGGCGGTCAAAGCTTTGTAagaaagacaaaaaaaatgacaaaaaagacttcctcttccaactGGGGTCGAACCAGTGAAGCGTACATGTCCCAGCAGATCGAGCCTTCGGTCCTGACTCGAGCAACATGCCTCCATCAGTTCACTCTCTGCTGTCCATCATGATCAATTCCTGGAGTTGACCAAGGCACTTCTACGACCACCGCACCCTCTGCACTGCAGATccacccaccgccacctGCATCCTCACCACGCAAGTATTCAAGATCAAGTTTTTATCTCTTTCTCTACAGCGAAATCATCTTTTCACCTGCCatatatttttctttttcccttttccacccctcccacccccaaccccccttctttccttccCACCACAATTTGCACCACCCAcgcccaaaacaaaagaaaagatccGATATTAACCAACAGTTTAAAAACGCTCATACAAaaatcacacacacacacaacctcCCTCCAGAAAGGCACCCAACCTCTAGCATTTCCTCCACTCCAAATCCCAATTCTCAGTCAAAGCCTCAAAATACGCCTTCCCATCCCCGTTCAGCGCGCTCCGGAAGTTGACATTCAAAATCCCAATCGACCCGTCGGCACCCGTGCAGGGGGACCAGACCTTGTTCGCGCCCGTGTTGCTCACGAGCGTGACGGCCTGGTCGATGGTCCTGTCCGTGGCCGCGATGTGTCCGCGGGCGGTGCCCTGTTTCTATCTGTCAGTGTCTTGCTGCAGGGTGAATAAGAGAGGGGACGTACAGTCTTGGCGGCGTCCTGGCTGAAGAAGACGGTGGTGAAGTAGTCTAAGGATGTGCCCGGGGTGAGGTAGACGTTGCCCTTGACGATGTTGGTCTTGACGGCGACCTGCCACCCCGGGGAGGCGCCGGCGGCTTGGAGGTGGGCCTGGCAGTTGAGGGTCTTTGTCGtgccggggagggaggaggcaaagttggagaaggaaaaggttgGGTCGGAGAGGCCGCCGGTGTGCTTTGGGTCGCGGACGCAGCCGGGGccggagaaggtgagggaggtgatgcgGGGGATGGCGGCGGGCGCGGCCGGGGCGGCGGCTGCGTCGGCGTTAACTaccgaggcggcggcggcgaggatggtgagtgTTGTTGTGAGGAGGCCCATTGTGATGGTTGTGAATCTGAGGGAAAGGTGTGGGGATAGTGGAGATGAAAATCCGGGGTAAGGGAGTGGATATGGAGAGGATTTAAGCTTGTTTGTTGCTTGGATACCTGTAGTGATGATTGGGAGTTGAGCTGTCAAGAAAAAAGACGAGGTCAAAGCCTGTTACTTATATGCGTGCGAACCGGgccaaggaaaaaaaaaaagactaTCGTGATGGGTTCTATTGAACTGGCAGGACTACCTGACGATTACGATATTCGCCTTCTCTTGCTGCTTCATCCCGTCTACCGTGTTTTTCGCCATTTTGCCTTTTGCCACACCCTGGTAGATCATCTTTCTCATCACAAGCATAGCAATCGGCGTGGTTCGCCGAAAGGTCTGGCTGGGTCTCTGTGTGGTCTGGTTGACAGATGGCGAGAGTGTTTTTGGTGGTCCTGGGTGTAGCGGAGCTTTTGCCATTTATCCAAATTGCAACCCGCGAAACCGAGTGCCCGGATTGGCAACAAACTCTGTCTCTTCAAATTAAAACCCAAGTGTGTCCAAAAATAGGAACACcagggggggagaagagaagagcaaaaaaacaaattcgtgggagggagaaaaaaagtgGTTTGGCAGTTTCAAACTTTTGTTGCACATGAAATGAAAAAGGTCGGATATCATCCGTGTGTCCAAGACAGGAAGACAGGCCACACAACCTGGAACTTTCTCCTTTGACATGCAACCAAATGCATGTGGGTTAATCTACAAGTGATATATATCGGTATATTACCCCAGCGTGTCAACCAGCCGCCCCCTTGTCGCCATGTCGCGCCACCCGGGGACACACACACTTCAGTTCAGTGCTGCCTCTACCACGCTTTGTTGCTCGTCTGGGCCCTCTTGGGTGTCGCTTTGTCGCCGTTGTTCCTGGCTGGGCCTCTCGTCGACGTTCGGGATATGCGGGCGTGGCGTTGCAAGCAAAAACGGGAAAGATGcagcaagagaagaaaggaACGCGGAGGTGGTTTCCGCAACCTTTAATTGTTCCAATGCGACGTCATCTCTTTCATCGGGCCAGTGCTTGATGTGCTTGGCTCTATTTCGCCGATCTGTTCTGGCTCTTGTTACTGtcagtagtagtagtaaaGTAGGGAACATATCTGTCGAGAATTGCGTACACGTAAGGAGGGTCCCGGTCGAGAAACAAAGATTTAAACTACCCTCTACTGACCTGCAGTTGGTCCCCAATATCTGGGATGAATTGGTCGCGACGTTCCCGGTGTGATTGCATGCGACAGGTTGATAGTAGTTGATAAATTTGATCCTATTTATGGCAGCTCACGCTATGTCCAACTCAAAAATAGGGGACCCGGTGCGCCGTTGAGACAGCTCATGGTCCCTGAAGAGCCGGAGACCCTCAAGAAATCGGCCGTGATGATGCCGACTCAACTCTCGGAAGACCTTCGAGCTCTTGgccctcgccttcccccCGCCGGATGCTACTCGCCTCGCCAGTGCCCTCTTCCTCTGAGGCTGCCATTCCAGCTCCAGCCCATTACCACATTAGCCGCATGCCCGGAACACATTTCGTCTGGCACACTCAACTCCGGCTATTcaagtcctcctcccttctgGTCAAACGCGTTCTCAGGTACGTGCAAGAGAACGCCGATATGCCCAGCAGATCGAGGGTATAATCTTTCTTTGCGCCGACAATGATGCGAGTAAACGAACAGCCCAACTCCGACAAACTCGCTCGCTTTCTCCAGAACCCAAACACCGCGGCGGGAAGAATGCGTCTCAGGGACCTCGGTATGCATGAGAGCCAGGGACAAGAGGCGGAACGAGGCTGATGTTCCATGAACGCCTGTGTCTCCGCTTGTATGGCTCAAACCTTCCCCGGCATCGCTTCTCCCGTCTTCAAAGACTCAAACCCCAGTACCGACCGTAACGCCTCAAGCAGCGCCTGAAAAGCTAAGCTTCAGATCTCCAACTCCTTTGGTGTAAAAAACAACAATATCGCAGCGTCATTATTCACCTACTGAACCttgttgatggcggcagTCGTAGGTGTTTGAACAGTGCGCTGGAACTCCCCGCTAGAGTTGCTGCTCTTGCCACCGCGATCCTCGACGATTGTGCCGCTGCGAACGGCAAAAAGattgccctcctccagagAGCGCTCTGGCTGCTGATAGTAGACCCCGTCGACAGCAACAGGATCCTCTCCCAAGAGGTGCATGTAGAAGTAAAAGAAGCCgcagaagaaaaagccaCCGAGCATGTTTCCGAGAGTTGTGGGAATGATGCCTGGACGATTCGGGTTAGTACCTTGCAAGACAAACACCCAGgtaagaaaaggaagagaagcaTACCCTTCCATATGTAAAGTCCAACGCTAATACCAGGGGCTCCCAGGAAGATGCCGATGGGGATGAAGAACATGTTGGCGACAACGTGCTCCAGTCCCATGGTGACGAAAGCGAAGATGGGCCACCACATGCCCGCGACCTTGGACGTCACATCCTTAGCCTGGAGACCGAGATAGCAAGAGAGGCAGACCAGCCAGTTACAACCGATAGCGCGCAGGAAGATTTGATGCCATTGGGGAGTGATCTGTTTGAGCTGAGCAGTGGCAATAGCCTGCTGCTTGAAGATCTCATTGTCGAAAACGCCACCATCTAGAAAGAAGCACACTAATTAACACGAGTTCGAACAACGCAAGATCAAAGAGATGGAACCTACAGCCAACAATGATGGCCATTACGAACAACGCGCCAGCCATGTTGCCCCAGAAGCAAAGGAACCAGTGCATGAGCAGGTTCTTGAGCGGCAGCCTCCTGTGCATCCAAGCAATGCCAGTAATCATGTTGGAACCAGTGAAGAGTTCAGAGCCCGAGATCAAGATCATGACGATGCCGCTGGGGAAGATCAAGCCACTGATCATTCTAATCAGACCGGGGGCGTTTTCCTGGAACCATGGGGCGGCAGTGGCGATGacggccgaggcggaggtgAAGCTGACGAGACAGCCGGCCATGAAggcagagaagaagatctTGTCGGGTCGTGCTCTTCCTCTCATGGCACCAATCCGAGACATCAACTCGGCTGTCTCCTTTGGCGTGTAGGCCGCCATGCTGGCCATGTTGTCGACGTGGACGTGTGTGACAGCCATCTCGTCGGTTGGGAGTGATGCAGTGACACCGGtatgggtggtgttgatggacTGGTTAGGTGTCCAAACCGTTGAGGGTATGATGACGGGCCGGGGAGAAGGGCTTCTATCCAAGTTGAGGTGGCAGGACAGCTTAAGAGGGTCGATAGAGGGGCGGAGGTGTTCGGACGAAGACGGTGATCGGGGCGGCTTGGTGACTttaagaagaagaaagaacaAGCGGAACACACCCCGCAACAGTCAGCCACTATGGAATACGCTTCTGTGGAGTGTGCTGAAGGCTCGAGATCCCCGTCACCTTGGCAAAGTGGAAGACGGAattgggtgggtggatgaCCAGGCCATGGGCATCGAGCGTCTTGGTTGGGACCGGTGTTCCAAGACCTGCGAGCATCTGGGGCGGCCCATTTTTGACAGTTCACAGGTCGCCAAGTTCCCCCAGTCTAGTAGAAGATAAGGTGTTTATAGCAGAGTGGCACTGGTGGGCGCTCTCAATGGGATGCTTTTTCATCCGAGGGCTTCAGACTCAACGTTCGGCTGTCAAAGATCAGTCTCAAATGCTCTCAACAACCATGAATCAGGCGAGAGGAAGAGCCTCACAGGGGACCCACGGCGAAATTGCCGGAGGGTGGGTACAGCTTTAGACTCTGGCCGATTCATCAACTAGGGATCCTCGATCTTTGTGGCCACGATGGCTCAAAGTCAAACCCCGAACCAAACATCTTCCCATCGTCCGTCCTGTCTACCCCGGCGATGCAGCCCTGTACCTGCAGGACATGGTCAGCCACCGATTCCGCTTGCCAACAGGAGTTCGGGAACCTCATGGACCGACGGAGAGCTGCTCCTGCGGGTGGTGTGGGGGTGTTCGCGATGCGAAGCTGAGTGGGTGGACTGGCAAGTCTGGGATGACGTCTTGCCTGCTTCCATCTCTCCTCTAGGACGGCGCGCCGACCCGCCAAACCTTATGCCTTGAGCCTGTTTTCCTCAGCATTGGCAGCAACCTTAATGATGGATACCGTGGTTCCCTCCTGACTCGGCCAGTGTTGATCCTCTCCGTCAAGTGCTCATTGCTGTTTTCTTGGACAAATCCTTTGCTGGCGGGATTATCGTCCATCTCACCGTCGCCCAAATCAAGACAAGCGCAGTCGCCGGTCTCGCAGAAATGTCCACCCTTATCTCATCGACATCGAGATACGAAACCGAAATATCCCCGCGACGGTGCCCCGGTTGTAAccgtgttgaggaggttgtggagacGACATTTTCCTCAGCAGTTTAAGAATTTTCTTCCAGTGTTTTGTTCCCAGGGTAGGGGTGCATGGAACCACGACCCTGGCTCAGACGTCTCGCATCTTCAGGGGTCTTGTCAACAAACGGTTTTTGACCCAGGCATTCCCAgaaacctcaccctcctgcTTGTTGAACAAGCAGCACCCTTCAATCAACTCGTTTCGCATCAATTTACGGTGCCCGACTTTGGCCTCGCTTTTTGACGGTCCCGATGGGCTTCTCTGAAGCAACTCTTGGGAATCCACGTAACCTGCGCATCCCATCCAGAAAGCCATCTCAACGCCGTTGAATCTAACAAAAAGccaccaaaccaccatcCGACTCAAGAACAATCTGGCTCTTATCTCCCGTCGTCCACGCCAGCACAGTCAGCCCTATACGTTCTAGGTCCAAGGAGACTCCCGCTGCCAACCCGCCGAGCCTCAATTCAACTTCCAGATCAGGGCAGGCCTTGgaccaagagaaaaaagcTTTTCATCCATGTCCAATCACCCACCGCTCAAACTTCGGcatcacaccaccaacaagcctCCCACCCAGACCACCAGCCAAGAAGTTTGAAGAAAGCGACCCTTTTGCCAAACCTCCGAACGGAATCTCGGGCTTGGAAGCGGCAGAGTCGTCAACAAACTGAGCTAAAGCCTGGCGAAGGCCGCCGGAAAACATCATGCTCAAAGCCGCACAATCCCCGTTGCCCAGCCCGAACGCTCTGCTTGGCAAAAGCTTAAACTTCAAGTTCTGGCCAgacctctttttttttttccccaggCAGGCCGGTCGTTTGGAAGGCGCTAGTAGTATCCCGCTCTGTTTGTTGGACCTGGTAGGTAGGCGAGGTAAGCTTCGTTTTCTGTCGCTACCGGGTTATGAGATTGGGAAAAAGACCGGTGAGTGATGGGCCAGAACTTTTCATGTCGTCGCGTGTCATTCAAAACAGCGGTGGTTTGTTGCTCGCTTGTTTGGTGTCCAGCGCAAAATATCAGCCCAATAAAAATGAGGCGACGTTGTGTCACGGATAGGGCTCTTCAGCTCTGGATGTTCAAAATCCGCATTGGCGGAGATGAGAAACAGCAATGTGGTTGCAAAATGCAAATGTCGTCAAAAGAGGATTCTTTGATCAACTCCACTCATCTCGCCAACTTCATCCCGCGAACATGTCATGTCATGTCCCCTAATGTGTCATCGCGCGCGCTCTGGTGTGCGGCAGTGAGCTGAATTTTACAGCTCGCTTAGCGCAGCCTCAGGAGACAGGTTGTGTTGGGTAgttttttggttttgctAGCGGTCAAAGTTGGTTTACATCGAGGACTAATGCCTGAACATGCATCGTGACGGTGGAGAAATAGAATAGATTTTGATATTTCTCAAACCCACAACAAGCCTTGGTATCATCCCATTCCCTTCGTTACCCGTGAAAGAAACAAACCATTCATCATGAGAGGCTATCCGGCCCTTCTTTTCTCACACACCCGATCCAGACCTTGACTCCGTGGGATGTTTGACAAagacaagagaaaaaaacgaAGCCATCAACAAGACAGACCATAATATCTGTCCCAACACATTTCATACtacacccccccctctcctcgccACCGATCCCACCTTCTCTCCCCTGTAATCCCTATCCCTATCCTCCCGTTgactcatcctcgtcatcctcgtccccCTAGGGCTCTCAGGCAAGTCGTATTCATCCTCATcgctatcctcctcctcgtcctcatcatcatcagcatgatCCGACCTTCTccgtggcggtggtgtcctCCCCACATTCACACCACCAAACGTCTCCCCCGGCTGTGGACTCCTCGGGTGCTTCTCCACCTTGACCGACCTGGTAACCTGTATCGACAACCTCAGGTGAGCCCGTGGCGGTGCTCGTAAACTTCCTGAACCAGGTGACCTCCCTCCACTCGTGGTATCCAACGGAGAgatgtcatcatcatcctcgttATGGTGATCAGTCGTATTCGACGGATGCAACGATGACCCCCCTCTCGCACCAGCAGAAACACTGCACGTCTGCTGTGATTCCAAATCCCCATGCATGACCGGCCTGTTAAGTTTGTAGTCTGCCAgcccgttgttgttgttgttcacCAACGGTAGTTCGCCTTCGTGTTCTTCCACTTGCCGGAGGAGGCTCCCTTTGCGCTTGGACGAGGTTTTGTCTGATGTTTCGCTTAGCCTTctgcttcctcttcggcctAGTTGAGCAGCGAGGCCGATGAAGGACTGGCGGGAGTCACGGCGGATGGGGtggccggtgatggggtcGATCCATTGGAGGCTGCTGTTTTCTCTTTGGGTCTTGCTGCCCaagttgggggagaggagccGGGGAAAGAGGCGTTGGATGAGAGGTTTGAGGGTCATGAGGCAGGCGCAGCAGATGGCGGCGGAGACCTCGACCGAGGTCCAGTAGATCATCTGGGCCGAGGTGTATGTTGCGTCGTAGCCGGCTTTTTTGACGATGTCGATAAGGTAGACTAGGCGGATGATGGAGACGATGCAGACGCTGGGATAATGAGTTAGGAACATAAAGATACCCATGTatgtggtggaggacttACAAAAACCCCAAAGCAAACACTCCAACAAGAGCGTACTTTTGGCGTCTCGGCAGTTTCAAAGCTGAAAGCACCGGCATCTGGTTTCTTTCTGTCAGTCCTTCTTCTACTCATCCATCCTAGCAATAACCTCAAACAGATCATCAGGCCaggcaacaaaaaaagaacatACCGGCAAAGCCATAATCACCAAATCACTAACAATATGCAAAGCCGCATTCGCCCACCAAATGTTCCCCGGCTGGCAATACACCTCCTGCGTAAAAAACAAACCCCAATTCCAGAACGCCTCAAGCGGGATACAAGCCGTGCAAACCGAAACAACAAGCCAGATCCCAATAAGCACCACAAGAACAAGCACAATCTGAATCGCCCGCTTCGCCCAGCTGTAGGTAAAGATGCGTCGATACAGCAAAAGTATCGAAATCCTTGAGAAGGTGAGACTCAAATTGTAAAACAGAATCCCATACCAAGCCGCCCTTTCCAGCGCCGACATCTGCATCCAGTCCGCCTCCCAGGCGTGTTTCCCGGCCCCTCGAGCCATTTCTAGATTTGCTGTCAGTAATCACAATCTCGATATCAGAAACCGTGCGGCAAGACCTACGCTCAAGAGAACTAGCCATCACACCAGCGGCAAACACCAACGCCGGAATGATACACCAATCCGACGCCCCCAGCACATTGTTGAGTCTACCCCTGGTGTaaaacctcaccaccacgaaCCCAAGCGCGATGAGCCATGTTATCACCGCGCAAGCCACGATATCGGCTTGCAGCGATCGCCCAGCATCAGTCGGTATTGGCCCCCAAGGTAGAAACGTCTCGTTGGTTCCAACTGTGAAGTTTTTCCCGTTTGTTGGGAATGTGAAGTTGAAAtctgttggcggtggtggtggtggtggtggtggtccctCGAAGGGAGGGATGCCAGTGCTGGCCAGAGGGTCGGGTCCCATTTCTGCGTCCCGGCTCTTGCAACCTAGGCACCTTGGGTATGTTTTGACGTTGGCGGTGTGGATTCTTGATGTCGATGGGGGTAGGAAACCATGCCCGCCCATCAACCcgaaaaaggagaaaaaaaaaaaagaatgtgGGAATAGCCCGATGGGGCTCACCAGGAAAAGATATATCTCcagccagcttcttgatgtctGGAAAAAGTGCAGCCTTTCCCCGCAACTCGTTACCAGCCAAATTTTGAGGGAAAACGGGCGAAAAAGGGGCCCGATGTGACTGTTCATcaaccggcggcggcagcagcagaatcAGGATCGGCAGTGCTGGGCTTTTCTGTCGCCTCTTTTTCGCCTTGCAGGGTTGCAACCCGAACTATCGAAAACTCTGGGGAAGCGGAAAACGGTTTCTTGGTTCCTGTCTGGGGGTGCAAGCAACATCAAATAAGTAATGTCTAGCTAGGAACGTTTGGAAATGAGTAATGGCCGCAAAGGGAATAATCGTTGGAAAGAAATCAGGGCACGTACTCGtgtttgatgttgggtgTCATTGTTTATGCCTTCCAACCGTGACAACGCTCTCTCTTCGCACTCGCAAGCTAGGGCATTGTAGAGAGAAAGGGGGATGGCGAGGTGAGTTAGTCCTTGCAAGCTTCCACTTTGCCGGCCGGTGTGTTCCCGGACGACGTTGCTTCAGAGGGTGGCACTTCGGAACTTGTAAGATTTGAGTCCCTGTTAGGCCATGATTGCTTCTGGGTGGATAATGCGGGGAGTCCTGGCCCAGTCATAGGGTACTGGCGGTATAAAAGGCAACGTGCGCTCAGCTGTCGAGTACAAGGAAACATTGGTTCTTGCTCCGCTCTGCCGAACGGGTTGACGTACATTTGGTTCGCTGGAAAGCGTGCCCGAGCGCTGAGTGACACTTTTGAGCCTTGGTAGACaggacgaggatggtggagattGAAACATTTCCAGATCCATACTGAAGATAATTTTGCCGTTAAGCAAGTAGCGATCTTCGACCAAGGTCTGCCTGAAAATATTTCCTTGTCATTAATGGCCAGCTCCGGCAGACTTCCTGCTCATCAGGCcccgtcatcttcatcaacgaAAAACATGCTGAAGAGCGGTCATGTCCCAAATCCTCCGCGAGGCCGACAGCGCTGAGGTCAATCCCAGACCCCAGAAGCGAATGCAACACTGGTGCTGGCCACCATACCCGACTTGACCCAGCGCTAAGCTTGATTGAgaacccccccaacaccctccgaCCT from Podospora pseudoanserina strain CBS 124.78 chromosome 1, whole genome shotgun sequence includes:
- a CDS encoding hypothetical protein (COG:S; EggNog:ENOG503P8CQ), with product MGLLTTTLTILAAAASVVNADAAAAPAAPAAIPRITSLTFSGPGCVRDPKHTGGLSDPTFSFSNFASSLPGTTKTLNCQAHLQAAGASPGWQVAVKTNIVKGNVYLTPGTSLDYFTTVFFSQDAAKTGTARGHIAATDRTIDQAVTLVSNTGANKVWSPCTGADGSIGILNVNFRSALNGDGKAYFEALTENWDLEWRKC
- a CDS encoding hypothetical protein (EggNog:ENOG503PDRM) — encoded protein: MNSHIGPLFRPFSLKIWLVTSCGERLHFFQTSRSWLEIYLFLVSPIGLFPHSFFFFSFFGLMGGHGFLPPSTSRIHTANVKTYPRCLGCKSRDAEMGPDPLASTGIPPFEGPPPPPPPPPTDFNFTFPTNGKNFTVGTNETFLPWGPIPTDAGRSLQADIVACAVITWLIALGFVVVRFYTRGRLNNVLGASDWCIIPALVFAAGVMASSLEQMARGAGKHAWEADWMQMSALERAAWYGILFYNLSLTFSRISILLLYRRIFTYSWAKRAIQIVLVLVVLIGIWLVVSVCTACIPLEAFWNWGLFFTQEVYCQPGNIWWANAALHIVSDLVIMALPMPVLSALKLPRRQKYALVGVFALGFFVCIVSIIRLVYLIDIVKKAGYDATYTSAQMIYWTSVEVSAAICCACLMTLKPLIQRLFPRLLSPNLGSKTQRENSSLQWIDPITGHPIRRDSRQSFIGLAAQLGRRGSRRLSETSDKTSSKRKGSLLRQVEEHEGELPLVNNNNNGLADYKLNRPVMHGDLESQQTCSVSAGARGGSSLHPSNTTDHHNEDDDDISPLDTTSGGRSPGSGSLRAPPRAHLRLSIQVTRSVKVEKHPRSPQPGETFGGVNVGRTPPPRRRSDHADDDEDEEEDSDEDEYDLPESPRGTRMTRMSQREDRDRDYRGEKVGSVARRGGGVV
- a CDS encoding hypothetical protein (EggNog:ENOG503NV7V; COG:P) encodes the protein MAVTHVHVDNMASMAAYTPKETAELMSRIGAMRGRARPDKIFFSAFMAGCLVSFTSASAVIATAAPWFQENAPGLIRMISGLIFPSGIVMILISGSELFTGSNMITGIAWMHRRLPLKNLLMHWFLCFWGNMAGALFVMAIIVGYGGVFDNEIFKQQAIATAQLKQITPQWHQIFLRAIGCNWLVCLSCYLGLQAKDVTSKVAGMWWPIFAFVTMGLEHVVANMFFIPIGIFLGAPGISVGLYIWKGMLLFLFLPGCLSCKVLTRIVQASFPQLSETCSVAFSSAASFTSTCTSWERILLLSTGSTISSQSALWRRAIFLPFAAAQSSRIAVARAATLAGSSSALFKHLRLPPSTRFSR